The Sandaracinus amylolyticus genomic interval GCTCCATCACGAGGTGCAGCTCGCCCTCGTGCTCGACGAGATCCTCCACGCGCACGACCGCGGGATGCGCGATCGCCGACGACAGTCGCGCCTCGTCGACGAACCGCCGGATCATCGCGGGATCGTCCGAGAGGTGCTCGTGCACGCGCTTCATCGCGACGAGCCGGGCGAAGCCCCGCGCGCCGATCCGTCGCGCGAGCACCAGGCTCGCCATGCCGCCGCTGCGCAGCGGCGCGATCACCTCGTAGGGCCCGATGCGCATTCAGATCCGCGCGATGCGCACCACCGGCCCGCGACGCACCTCGAGCCGCCGCAGCCCTTCGTAGATCTCGCCGTCGATCACCGGGCGCAGCGGCTCGTCGCCGATCACCTCGATCACCATCTCGCGCCCGCGCACGTCCTTCATCTCCGGCGCCCGGATCGCGCCGCCGCGCACGAGCTGCGGCACGTTCGCGACGATCTGCGCGGGCGAGATCGCGCCCGCCTGGAAGTGCAGCGCCCCCAGCTCGCGCGCGAGCGGGAACACGCGGAACACACCGCCGAGGTTCACGTCGAACGCGCCCGCGTGGATCGCGCCGTGGGTCGTCGTCGCGACCTCCTCGCCGTCGATCCACACCCGCGCGCGATGCGGTCGGAACACGTCCCGCGCGTACTCGCCGCCGCGCGCCAGCGACGCGATCGTGCGCGCGACCACCTTCACGATCGTCCCCGCGCCCGGCTCGCGATCCGCGTAGTACTTGTCGAAGAAGCGCTGCCCCACGCCGCCCGCCGCGAGCGCGAACCCGATGCGCTGGAACGGCGTGCCCCCGACGTGCACGCCGCGCAGCTCGAGCGAGCCCACCTCGACCGTCTCGAGCGCGCCGCGATCCATCGCGCGCACCAGCCGCGCGATCAGCGTCTCCGCGCGCCCGTGAACGCCCGCCTTGCGCGCCACGAAGTCGATCGTCCCGCCGTTCGTCGGCAGCACGATCGGCAGCGCGCGCTTGCTGCGCGCCACGATCGGCAGCGCCGCGTTGAGCGCCCAGTGCAGCGCGCCGTCGCCGCCGTCCGACACCAGGCACGCGAGGTCGTCGTCGAGGATGCGCTCGAGCAGCGGCGCGATCGCCTCGGTCGCGCTCGTGACGTGCACCTCGCCGCGCTCGCCCAGGATCTCACGCAGCCGCGCGACGCGATCACGCCCGCGGTTCTTGCGCGAATTCGGGTTCAGGACGACGTGGATGCGCCGCATCGAGCCCGCGGAGTGTAGTCGTTGATCCCGGCCGCGCGCTCGCGTACCTCACCGACATGGCAGAGCGCATCCGCTACGAGACGAAGAGCCACGTCGCCCGCATCGCCCTCGATCGCGCGAGCAAACGCAACGCGTTCGACCTGCTCATGCTGCGCGAGCTCGCCGAGGCGTACACGACGTTCGAGGACGATCCCGACGCGCGCTGCGCGATCGTGCACGCGAACGGCGATCACTTCACCGCAGGCCTCGATCTCGCCGAGGTCGGTCCCGCCGTCGCGAGCGGCGCCGCGCTCTTCCCCGACGGCTGCGTCGATCCGCTCGGCCTCCGCGGCCGAGTGCGCACCAAGCCCGTCGTGATCGCGATCCAGGGCTACTGCCTCACGATCGGCATCGAGCTCGCGCTCGCGTGCGACGTCGGCATCGCCGCGAGCGACGTGAAGTGCGGTCAGATCGAGATCAAGCGCGGCATCTTCCCGTTCGGCGGCGCGACGATTCGTCTCCCTGCGCGCGCCGGGTGGGGCAACGCGATGCGCTGGCTCCTGACCGGCGACACCTTCGACGCGAACGAAGCGCTCCGCCTCGGTCTCGTGCAGGAGGTCGTCGCGCCGGGACAGCAGACCGAGCGCGCGATCACGATCGCCGAGACCATCGCGAAGCAGGCGCCGCTCGGCGTGTACGCGACGCTCGAGAGCGCGCGCATCGCCGAGCACGAGGGCGAGCCCGCCGCGGCGCGCGCGCTGCTCGATCAGGCGCGCAAGCTGATGGCGACCGACGACGCGCGCGAAGGGCTCATGTCCTTCGTCGAGCGGCGCGAAGGCCGCTTCACTGGCCGCTGACCTTCGGCCAGTCGGGGTACACGGTCGCGAACATCCCGCCGTTCACCTCGGCGTAGACGGCCTCGCCGCACGGGCTCGCGGGGCCGTACTTCGACGCGAAGTGCGCGCCCCAGTCGGGGCGCGTGCCGTCGACGTCACGCACGTCGTACTCGCGCGCGAGCGTCCACGACGCGTACACGCGGCCCGAGCGTGCCTTCACGCTCGGATCCGCCGCGAGCGCGGCGATGCAGCGCCCCACGAACATCGGCGTCTCCGACACCGCGAAGTCCGGCTCCTTCGCGATCGCGTCGCGCCAGTTCGCCTCCGTCACCCCGAAATTCTCGAGCATCGCCTCGCTGCGCAGGAACCCCGGCGTCACCGCGACCGTCGCGATGCCGGTGCGACGCAGCTCGTACCCCATGCCCATCGCGAGCCGGACCACGCTCGTCTTCACCAGGTCGTAGACGAGGTTCCCGCGGTACGACAGCGAGTCTCCGTCGGTCACCTCGACGATCAGCCCGCGGCTCGCGCGCAGCATCAGCGGCGCGCCGTGCCGTGACGTGATCACGTGCGACCACACCGCCTGCTCGATCAGCCCCGCGCTCTTCGCGAGGTCGAGCTCCCAGAACGCCTTGCCGAAGTCGATCTTCGCGTCGCCGCCCCACACGTCGTTCACGAGCACGTCGAGCCGCCCCGACTCGCGCTCCACGCGCTCGAAGAGCGCGCGCACCTCGTCCTCGCGCGTGTGATCGACCCGCACCGCGATCCCGCGCCCGCCCGCTGCGGTCACGCGCTCCGCGGTCTCGTCGATCGTCTCGCTGCGCCCCGCCGTCGCGATCGCCCCGCGCACGCTGCGCCCCGTGCAGTAGACGGTCGCGCCGCGCTCGCCGAGCGCCACCGCGATCCCGCGCCCCGCGCCCCGCGTCGCGCCCGCGACCACCGCGATGCTTCCTTCGAGATCCCGCTGCATCGGCGTCCTCCTCGCGGGCCATGTTGCGCGTGCGCGTGACAGCGTGCCGTCAGCGAAGCGCTTCCGACGCGCCCGAAGTGCTTCCGACGCGCCCCGCCGGCCGATCCAGCCCGCGTCGGAACCTCCTGGAGCGCGTCGGAAGCTCCCGGAGCGCGTCGGAAGCTCCCGGAGCGCGTCGGAAGCTCTCGAAACACGTCATCGACGGCCCGCGGGGCGCGTCGGAAGCCTCCTGGCCGCGTCGCAACGTCCCGAGCCGGTTCCTTGCGTCGTCGCCGAAAACCCTGCTATGAGCGCCCGTCCGGGCCTGAACGCAGGTCCAGGAGCGCGTGGCTCGAATGACGCAACCGCGCAATCAGCTCTCGCTGTTCGACTCGCCGCCCGGAGCTCCACAAGCGCCCGGTCGGCCCCCGCCTCCCCCATCGAATATGCAGATCCAGGACGCATCCCTCTCCGAGGAGACCCAGAAGCGCTATCTCAATTACGCGCTCTCGGTCGTCACCTCTCGCGCGCTCCCCGACGTGCGCGACGGCCTCAAGCCCGTTCAGCGCCGCATCCTCTACGGCATGCATCGCGGCGGCGTGCGCGCCGACGGTCGCTACGTGAAGTGCGCGCGCGTCGTCGGCGAGGTGATGGGTAAGTACCACCCGCACGGCGACAGCTCGATCTACGACGCGCTCGTGCGCATGGCGCAGCCGTTCACGCTGCGCGTGCCGCTCGTCGACGGGCAGGGCAACTTCGGCAACGCCGACGGCGATGGCGCCGCCGCGATGCGCTACACGGAGTGCAAGCTCTCGCGCGCCGCGGGCGAGCTCCTGAACGAGCTCGACAAGGACACCGTCGACTTCCGGCCGAACTACGACGGCGTCGAGGAAGAGCCGGTCGTGCTCCCGGCGCGCTTCCCGAACCTGCTGGTCAACGGCAGCTCGGGCATCGCGGTCGGCATGGCGACCTCGATCCCGCCGCACAACCTCGGCGAGGTGATCGACGCGACGATCGCCGTGATCGACGAGCCCGACCTCGCGGTGAAGGGGATCCTGAAGTTCATCAAGGGCCCCGACTTCCCGACCGGCGGCCAGGTGATCTCGACCAAGCGCGAGCTCGAGGACGTCTACACGACGGGCCAGGGCTCGGTGAAGGTCCGCGGCACCTGGAAGCTCGAAGAGCCGGCGAAGGGCAACCCGCAGATCATCATCACGTCGATCCCGTACGCGGTGGAGCGCAAGACCGTCGTCGAGAAGATCGCCGAGGTCATCATCGCGAAGAAGCTGCCGGTGCTGCTCGACGTGCGCGACGAGTCGACCGACGAGACGCGCGTCGTCTGCGAGATCAAGAAGGGCACCGATCCGCAGCTCGTGATGGCGTACCTCTTCAAGCACACGCCGCTGTCGACGAACGTGCAGGTGAACCTGACGTGCCTCGTGCCGGTGAAGGGCGCGAGCGGCGAGGTGCCTGCGCCGGAGCGCCTCGATCTGAAGGCGATGCTCCGGCACTTCCTCGACTTCCGCATGCAGGTCGTGGTGCGCCGGCTCGGGTACGACCTGAAGGTCGTCCAGCGCCGCATCCACATCCTCGAGGGCTTCGTCACGATCTTCGACGCGCTCGACGAGACGATCCGCATCATCCGCAAGAGCCAGAACAAGGCGGACGCGGCCGAGAAGCTGATGAAGCGCTTCGAGCTGAGCGCGGAGCAGGTCGACGCGATCCTCGAGCTGCGCCTCTATCGACTGGCCCAGCTC includes:
- a CDS encoding diacylglycerol/lipid kinase family protein, which translates into the protein MRRIHVVLNPNSRKNRGRDRVARLREILGERGEVHVTSATEAIAPLLERILDDDLACLVSDGGDGALHWALNAALPIVARSKRALPIVLPTNGGTIDFVARKAGVHGRAETLIARLVRAMDRGALETVEVGSLELRGVHVGGTPFQRIGFALAAGGVGQRFFDKYYADREPGAGTIVKVVARTIASLARGGEYARDVFRPHRARVWIDGEEVATTTHGAIHAGAFDVNLGGVFRVFPLARELGALHFQAGAISPAQIVANVPQLVRGGAIRAPEMKDVRGREMVIEVIGDEPLRPVIDGEIYEGLRRLEVRRGPVVRIARI
- a CDS encoding crotonase/enoyl-CoA hydratase family protein is translated as MAERIRYETKSHVARIALDRASKRNAFDLLMLRELAEAYTTFEDDPDARCAIVHANGDHFTAGLDLAEVGPAVASGAALFPDGCVDPLGLRGRVRTKPVVIAIQGYCLTIGIELALACDVGIAASDVKCGQIEIKRGIFPFGGATIRLPARAGWGNAMRWLLTGDTFDANEALRLGLVQEVVAPGQQTERAITIAETIAKQAPLGVYATLESARIAEHEGEPAAARALLDQARKLMATDDAREGLMSFVERREGRFTGR
- a CDS encoding SDR family oxidoreductase; the encoded protein is MQRDLEGSIAVVAGATRGAGRGIAVALGERGATVYCTGRSVRGAIATAGRSETIDETAERVTAAGGRGIAVRVDHTREDEVRALFERVERESGRLDVLVNDVWGGDAKIDFGKAFWELDLAKSAGLIEQAVWSHVITSRHGAPLMLRASRGLIVEVTDGDSLSYRGNLVYDLVKTSVVRLAMGMGYELRRTGIATVAVTPGFLRSEAMLENFGVTEANWRDAIAKEPDFAVSETPMFVGRCIAALAADPSVKARSGRVYASWTLAREYDVRDVDGTRPDWGAHFASKYGPASPCGEAVYAEVNGGMFATVYPDWPKVSGQ
- a CDS encoding DNA gyrase/topoisomerase IV subunit A translates to MQIQDASLSEETQKRYLNYALSVVTSRALPDVRDGLKPVQRRILYGMHRGGVRADGRYVKCARVVGEVMGKYHPHGDSSIYDALVRMAQPFTLRVPLVDGQGNFGNADGDGAAAMRYTECKLSRAAGELLNELDKDTVDFRPNYDGVEEEPVVLPARFPNLLVNGSSGIAVGMATSIPPHNLGEVIDATIAVIDEPDLAVKGILKFIKGPDFPTGGQVISTKRELEDVYTTGQGSVKVRGTWKLEEPAKGNPQIIITSIPYAVERKTVVEKIAEVIIAKKLPVLLDVRDESTDETRVVCEIKKGTDPQLVMAYLFKHTPLSTNVQVNLTCLVPVKGASGEVPAPERLDLKAMLRHFLDFRMQVVVRRLGYDLKVVQRRIHILEGFVTIFDALDETIRIIRKSQNKADAAEKLMKRFELSAEQVDAILELRLYRLAQLEINIIREELEEKRKEAKRLQQLLSSEAARWKLIRAELLELKTTYADRRATKIVGDANEPEYDAEAFIIEEDAFVLLSQQGWVKRQGSVKDLASTRVREGDAVQDVVFGSTKASVAFFSNFGACYVCRIVDVQATTGYGNPVQTMFKLADGERIVKMLSFDPRQLDVPPEIENAPEPQPPYALAVTKGGMCMRFSLRAHREPSTRAGRKYVRLTPDFPKGGDEVVYVDVCRGDEKLACATAEGHALVCMADEVPILAGAGKGVKLIKIDDPNDAVLGARLMKDSHAPLVLEHENGKTYEITVWTHLVARGNKGSELFKRGRAVRVHPVEPTVPSLEEKG